Proteins from a single region of Actinomycetota bacterium:
- the sucD gene encoding succinate--CoA ligase subunit alpha, which produces MPIFADRSTQVLVQGLTGREGSFHALRNRAYGTSVVAGVTPGKGGSAVEGIPVFDTVAEAVAATRAGASVIFVPARGAADAILEAADAGVTLIVCITEGIPIADTARVRAQLRRSTGVRLIGPNCPGLITPGQTNLGIIPGEICTPGPVGLVSRSGTLTYQIVHELTAIGIGQSTCVGIGGDPVPGTSFIDCLSAFEADPETRAVVLIGEIGGDEEERAAAFIAGGMRTPVVAYIAGFTAPPGKRMGHAGALISGSGAGSKGTAQTKAEAFRAAGVPVATDPHEVAGLVARALG; this is translated from the coding sequence ATGCCCATCTTCGCCGACCGCTCCACCCAGGTCCTCGTCCAGGGCCTGACCGGCCGGGAGGGGTCCTTCCACGCCCTGCGCAACCGGGCCTACGGGACCTCGGTGGTGGCCGGGGTGACGCCGGGCAAGGGGGGCAGTGCCGTGGAGGGGATCCCGGTCTTCGACACCGTGGCCGAGGCGGTCGCCGCCACCCGGGCCGGCGCCTCCGTGATCTTCGTGCCCGCCCGGGGGGCCGCCGACGCCATCCTGGAGGCGGCCGACGCCGGGGTGACGCTCATCGTGTGCATCACCGAGGGCATCCCCATCGCCGACACCGCCCGGGTGCGCGCCCAGCTCCGCCGGAGTACCGGCGTGCGGCTCATCGGACCCAACTGCCCGGGGCTCATCACCCCCGGCCAGACCAACCTGGGCATCATCCCGGGCGAGATCTGCACCCCCGGCCCGGTGGGCCTCGTCTCCCGCTCGGGCACCCTCACGTACCAGATCGTCCACGAGCTCACCGCGATCGGCATCGGGCAGTCCACCTGCGTGGGCATCGGCGGCGACCCGGTACCCGGCACCAGCTTCATCGACTGCCTGAGCGCCTTCGAGGCCGACCCCGAGACCCGGGCGGTGGTGCTGATCGGTGAGATCGGCGGCGACGAGGAGGAGCGGGCGGCGGCGTTCATCGCCGGGGGCATGCGCACCCCGGTGGTGGCCTACATCGCCGGCTTCACCGCCCCACCCGGCAAGCGGATGGGCCACGCCGGGGCGCTGATCTCCGGGTCGGGGGCGGGGTCGAAGGGCACCGCCCAGACCAAGGCGGAGGCCTTCCGGGCTGCCGGCGTGCCGGTGGCCACCGATCCCCACGAGGTGGCCGGCCTGGTCGCGCGGGCGCTCGGATAG
- the purN gene encoding phosphoribosylglycinamide formyltransferase, with the protein MTTALAILASGSGTNARALLDAADQGALGDAAIAVVVSDRRDCGALAAAAAHGIQTLLVDPAATPGRQAYSAALLAELQGRGVDLVCLAGFMRVLSAGFIAAFPGRVLNIHPALLPAFPGAHAVADALAWGVKVTGTTVHFADEAVDHGPIIAQEAVPVREGDDEASLHERIKAVEHRLYPEVVRLVVEGRTRIAGRRVLIDGVPAGLWGAA; encoded by the coding sequence GTGACGACCGCCCTCGCCATCCTCGCCTCGGGTTCGGGCACCAACGCCCGGGCCCTCCTCGACGCAGCCGACCAGGGAGCCCTCGGCGACGCCGCCATCGCGGTGGTGGTGAGCGATCGGAGGGACTGCGGCGCCCTGGCAGCCGCAGCCGCCCACGGGATCCAGACCCTCTTGGTGGACCCGGCCGCCACGCCCGGCCGGCAGGCGTACAGCGCCGCCCTGCTGGCGGAGCTTCAGGGCCGCGGGGTGGACCTGGTGTGCCTGGCGGGGTTCATGCGGGTTCTCTCGGCCGGATTCATCGCGGCCTTCCCCGGGCGGGTGCTGAACATCCACCCTGCCCTGCTGCCGGCCTTCCCGGGCGCCCACGCGGTGGCCGACGCGCTGGCCTGGGGGGTCAAGGTGACCGGCACCACCGTGCACTTCGCCGACGAGGCGGTGGACCACGGGCCGATCATCGCCCAGGAGGCGGTGCCGGTGCGGGAGGGCGACGACGAGGCTTCCCTGCACGAGCGCATCAAGGCGGTGGAGCACCGCCTCTACCCCGAGGTCGTGCGCCTGGTGGTGGAGGGCCGCACCCGGATCGCCGGGCGGCGGGTGCTCATCGACGGCGTCCCGGCTGGCCTGTGGGGGGCGGCGTGA
- the purH gene encoding bifunctional phosphoribosylaminoimidazolecarboxamide formyltransferase/IMP cyclohydrolase: MRIRRALISVSDKTGLDTFAAGLAAMGVTIVSTGRTAHHLSRAGVPVTPVADVTGVPELLEGRVKTLHPHIHAGILADRRKPQHLAQLKAMNVPLIDLVVCNLYPFRETVAAGAAEDSVLEQIDIGGPAMVRAAAKNYHGVAVIVNPDRYPTVLAEMQASRGSLAEETLVALAAEAFSHTAEYDFAVASWLSGHSTLPDILHLALKKQFGLRYGENPHQNGAFYSAGDPGWVRLQGKDLSYTNLLDLDAAWRLVTEFERPAVAIVKHTNACGCALGSGVEDAYRRALEADRRSAFGGIVAANREVDGPTAGRITEIMTEIVIAPSFTPEALATFAERKNLRVVHTRKPPARGAAELRTTAGGVLVQDLDTSIEARGAMKVAGRVQPAEEDWDDLIFAWTVCKHLKSNAVALANRGQLVGMGAGQTSRVEAVEMAARRAGERTIGAVCASDGFFPFRDNVDAAAAAGVRAIIEPGGSVRDAEVIAAADEHGIPIVLTGVRHFRH; encoded by the coding sequence GTGAGGATCCGGCGGGCGCTCATCTCGGTCAGCGACAAGACCGGCCTCGACACCTTCGCCGCCGGGCTGGCCGCGATGGGGGTGACCATCGTCTCCACCGGGCGCACCGCCCACCACCTCAGCCGGGCGGGCGTGCCCGTGACCCCGGTGGCCGACGTGACCGGCGTGCCCGAGCTGCTGGAAGGCCGGGTGAAGACGCTGCACCCGCACATCCACGCCGGCATCCTGGCCGACCGGCGCAAGCCCCAGCATCTTGCCCAGCTCAAGGCGATGAACGTCCCCCTGATCGACCTGGTGGTCTGCAACCTGTACCCCTTCCGGGAGACGGTGGCCGCCGGGGCAGCGGAGGACTCGGTCCTGGAGCAGATCGACATCGGGGGCCCGGCCATGGTCCGGGCGGCGGCGAAGAACTATCACGGCGTCGCGGTGATCGTGAACCCGGACCGCTACCCCACCGTCCTGGCGGAGATGCAGGCCTCCCGGGGCTCACTTGCCGAGGAGACCCTGGTGGCGCTGGCCGCCGAGGCGTTCTCCCACACCGCCGAGTACGACTTCGCCGTGGCCAGTTGGCTGAGCGGCCACAGCACCCTGCCCGACATCCTGCACCTGGCCCTGAAGAAGCAGTTCGGGCTGCGCTACGGCGAGAACCCGCACCAGAACGGGGCCTTCTACTCCGCCGGCGACCCCGGCTGGGTCCGGCTCCAGGGCAAGGACCTGTCCTACACCAACCTGCTGGACCTGGATGCCGCCTGGCGGCTGGTCACCGAGTTCGAGCGGCCGGCGGTGGCGATCGTCAAGCACACCAATGCCTGCGGCTGTGCGCTGGGGAGCGGCGTGGAGGACGCCTACCGGCGGGCCCTGGAGGCGGACCGGCGCTCGGCGTTCGGCGGCATCGTGGCCGCCAACCGGGAGGTGGACGGCCCCACCGCCGGGCGAATCACCGAGATCATGACCGAGATTGTCATCGCCCCCTCGTTCACGCCCGAGGCGCTGGCCACCTTCGCCGAGCGCAAGAACCTGCGGGTGGTGCACACCCGCAAGCCGCCCGCCCGGGGCGCCGCCGAGTTGCGTACCACCGCGGGCGGCGTGCTGGTGCAGGACCTCGACACCTCGATCGAGGCCCGGGGGGCCATGAAGGTGGCGGGGCGGGTGCAGCCCGCCGAGGAGGACTGGGACGACCTGATCTTCGCCTGGACGGTGTGCAAGCACCTGAAGTCCAACGCCGTCGCCCTGGCCAACCGGGGCCAGCTGGTGGGGATGGGGGCAGGCCAGACCAGCCGGGTGGAGGCGGTCGAGATGGCCGCCCGCCGGGCCGGGGAGCGGACCATCGGCGCGGTGTGCGCCTCGGACGGCTTCTTCCCGTTCCGGGACAACGTGGACGCCGCCGCGGCCGCCGGGGTGCGGGCGATCATCGAACCGGGCGGGTCGGTGCGCGACGCCGAGGTGATCGCCGCCGCCGACGAGCACGGCATCCCCATCGTCCTGACCGGCGTGCGCCACTTCCGCCACTAG
- a CDS encoding bifunctional 5,10-methylenetetrahydrofolate dehydrogenase/5,10-methenyltetrahydrofolate cyclohydrolase: protein MTAALIDGKATAAAVRQELAGKVAALASDGIVPGLAAVLVGEDPASAVYVAGKERDATAVGMASFVHRLPAGTVQAELLDLLARLNADPAVHGIIVQMPLPGHLDTAAAQEAVDPAKDVDGLHPDNAGLLALGRPRFIPCTPLGILVLLERAGVQVSGAHAVVVGRSALVGRPIATLLSAKGFPTLFTEGRAHNATVTLCHTGTRDLAGFTRSADILVAASGVAGGITGAMLRPGVTVIDVGITRTASGALVGDVDFASASEVAGKITPVPGGVGPMTRAMLLANTVQAAAKSPVL, encoded by the coding sequence GTGACCGCCGCCCTGATCGACGGCAAGGCGACCGCCGCCGCGGTCCGCCAGGAGCTGGCCGGCAAGGTGGCCGCCCTGGCCTCGGACGGGATCGTGCCCGGCTTGGCCGCGGTGCTGGTGGGCGAGGACCCGGCGTCGGCGGTCTACGTCGCCGGCAAGGAGCGCGACGCCACGGCAGTGGGCATGGCCTCCTTCGTCCACCGCCTGCCCGCCGGGACCGTGCAGGCGGAGCTCCTGGACCTGCTGGCCCGCCTGAACGCCGACCCGGCGGTGCACGGCATCATCGTGCAGATGCCGCTGCCCGGCCATCTGGACACCGCGGCCGCCCAGGAGGCGGTGGACCCGGCCAAGGACGTGGACGGGCTGCACCCGGACAATGCCGGGCTGCTGGCGCTGGGGCGGCCGCGGTTCATCCCGTGCACGCCTCTCGGGATCCTGGTGCTGCTGGAGCGCGCCGGGGTGCAGGTGTCGGGGGCGCACGCGGTCGTGGTGGGCCGTTCGGCCCTGGTGGGCCGTCCCATTGCCACCCTGCTGTCCGCCAAGGGCTTCCCCACCCTCTTCACCGAGGGCCGGGCGCACAACGCCACCGTCACGCTGTGCCACACCGGCACCCGGGACCTGGCCGGCTTCACCCGCAGCGCCGACATCCTGGTGGCGGCATCGGGGGTTGCCGGCGGCATTACCGGCGCGATGTTGCGCCCGGGGGTGACGGTCATCGACGTCGGCATCACCCGCACAGCCAGCGGCGCACTGGTGGGTGACGTGGACTTCGCATCGGCGTCGGAAGTGGCGGGCAAGATCACACCCGTGCCCGGCGGTGTGGGCCCGATGACGAGGGCGATGTTGTTGGCCAACACGGTGCAAGCCGCGGCGAAATCCCCTGTCCTTTGA
- a CDS encoding isocitrate/isopropylmalate dehydrogenase family protein, translated as MPHRVTLIPGDGTGPEISAATRRVLEATGVAFDWDIQQAGEATMAEHGTPLPDQVLASIRTNRVAIKGPITTPVGHGFRSVNVALRKELDLYACLRPCKTYPGVRSRYEHIDLVIVRENHEDLYAGIEFQEGSDAALKLIDVLGDLSGRTIARDSGISIKPISITGSRRIVRFAFEYARRYGRRKVTAVHKSNIMKFSDGLFLSVAREVAEDYPDVAFEDRIVDNCAQQLVMRPEEYDVLVLPNLYGDIISDLGAGLVGGLGVAPGANFGDQVAVFEPTHGSAPKYAGLNRVNPMAMMLSGVLMLRHLGEENAAGRLEAAIASVVAKGESVTADLKPSRNDPTAVGTAQVADAVIAALD; from the coding sequence ATGCCCCACCGTGTAACGCTGATCCCGGGTGACGGGACCGGCCCGGAGATCTCCGCGGCCACCCGGCGCGTCCTGGAGGCCACCGGCGTCGCCTTCGACTGGGATATCCAGCAGGCAGGCGAGGCGACGATGGCGGAGCACGGCACGCCGCTGCCCGACCAGGTGCTGGCTTCCATCCGCACCAACCGGGTGGCCATCAAAGGACCCATCACCACGCCGGTCGGGCACGGATTTCGCAGCGTCAACGTCGCGCTTCGCAAGGAATTGGACCTCTATGCCTGCCTCCGGCCGTGCAAGACATACCCCGGGGTACGGTCGCGCTATGAGCACATCGATCTCGTCATTGTCCGAGAAAATCACGAAGACCTCTATGCCGGAATCGAGTTTCAGGAAGGCTCAGATGCCGCCCTCAAGTTGATCGACGTGCTCGGCGATCTGTCGGGGCGCACCATCGCCCGGGACTCCGGCATTTCCATCAAGCCCATCTCCATCACCGGCAGCCGGCGCATCGTGCGGTTCGCCTTCGAATACGCCCGCCGATACGGCCGCCGCAAGGTGACCGCGGTGCACAAGTCCAACATCATGAAGTTCTCCGACGGTCTCTTCCTGAGCGTCGCCCGGGAAGTGGCTGAGGACTATCCGGACGTCGCCTTCGAGGACCGCATCGTCGACAACTGCGCCCAGCAGCTGGTGATGCGGCCGGAGGAGTACGACGTGCTGGTCCTGCCCAACCTCTACGGCGACATCATCAGCGACCTGGGCGCCGGGCTGGTGGGCGGCCTGGGCGTGGCGCCGGGGGCCAACTTCGGCGACCAGGTGGCCGTGTTCGAGCCCACCCACGGCTCCGCCCCCAAATACGCCGGGTTGAACCGGGTGAACCCCATGGCGATGATGCTCTCCGGCGTCCTCATGCTGCGCCACCTCGGCGAGGAGAACGCCGCCGGCCGGCTGGAGGCGGCCATCGCCTCGGTGGTGGCCAAGGGCGAGTCGGTGACCGCCGACCTGAAGCCCAGCCGGAACGACCCCACGGCGGTGGGCACGGCCCAGGTGGCCGACGCGGTCATCGCGGCGCTGGACTAA
- the mdh gene encoding malate dehydrogenase, with the protein MAKVTVVGAGFVGSTTALRILQRGLADVCLIDIVEGLPQGLALDLAQSAPVERFEVSIVGTNDYADTAGSHVVVITAGFPRGPGMSRMDLLAKNAAVVSEVTRRVAEQSPGAALIVVTNPLDEMTFLASEVSGFPKSRVMGMAGILDSARLAAFIAAQLKVSPLSVDAMTLGSHGEQMVPLARQATVDGRPLTELADAATLDALFKRTMNAGAEIVGLLKKGSAYFAPSSAVAQMANAILGDTKQVLPVSAWVSGEYGVTDTYLGVPARLGRKGVEEIVTLDLSPSELDAVRAAAAAIKARCADLGSV; encoded by the coding sequence ATGGCCAAGGTCACCGTTGTCGGCGCAGGCTTCGTCGGGTCCACCACGGCACTCCGCATCCTCCAGCGCGGCCTGGCGGACGTCTGCCTGATCGACATCGTCGAGGGCCTGCCCCAGGGCCTCGCCCTGGACCTGGCCCAGTCGGCCCCCGTCGAGCGCTTCGAGGTGTCGATCGTGGGCACCAACGACTACGCCGACACCGCCGGCTCCCATGTTGTGGTCATCACCGCCGGCTTCCCCCGGGGGCCGGGGATGAGCCGGATGGACCTGCTGGCCAAAAACGCAGCCGTGGTGTCTGAGGTGACCAGGCGGGTCGCCGAGCAGTCGCCCGGCGCCGCGCTGATCGTGGTCACCAACCCCCTCGATGAGATGACCTTCCTGGCGTCGGAGGTCTCCGGGTTCCCCAAGTCCCGGGTGATGGGGATGGCGGGGATCCTGGACTCGGCCCGGCTCGCCGCCTTCATTGCCGCCCAGCTCAAGGTGTCGCCGCTGTCGGTGGACGCCATGACGCTGGGCTCGCACGGCGAGCAGATGGTGCCGCTGGCCCGCCAGGCGACAGTCGATGGCCGGCCGCTCACCGAGCTGGCCGACGCCGCCACCCTGGACGCCCTGTTCAAGCGCACGATGAACGCCGGTGCCGAGATCGTCGGCCTGCTGAAGAAGGGGAGCGCCTACTTCGCCCCGTCCTCGGCGGTGGCGCAGATGGCCAACGCCATCCTGGGCGACACCAAGCAGGTGCTGCCGGTCTCCGCCTGGGTGAGCGGCGAGTACGGCGTCACCGACACCTACCTGGGCGTGCCCGCCCGCCTGGGGCGCAAGGGTGTGGAGGAGATCGTGACCCTGGACCTGTCCCCCTCCGAGCTCGACGCCGTGCGGGCGGCAGCGGCAGCCATCAAAGCCCGGTGCGCCGACCTGGGGAGCGTGTAG
- a CDS encoding nucleotide sugar dehydrogenase, producing MDTDALLRRLTDRSATVAVVGLGYVGLPVAIGAAVAGFTVIGFDTEAARVQQLSRGESYVLDVTGEEVAAQVQAGKFRATTDPAALGEADVSVICVPTPLRNELPDMSYIEEAATVVGAGLRPGTLVILESTTYPGTTEEFLRAILEKGGLQAGEDFALGFSPERIDPGNPTYQLANVPKIVGGIDAASTELMAAFYSGFVHSIVKVSSPKTAEMAKLLENTYRHVNIALVNEIAMLSHDLGIDVWEVIDAAASKPFGFQAFYPGPGWGGHCIPVDPAYLSWRVRQLGKTAHFVELSRDINHRMPAYVVERVGDALNTDGKALRGSKVLVLGVAYKPDVSDMRESPALDIIARLRKAGSAVSFHDPHIASITVGDTRMETVVLDEGRLAYADLVLVVTNHSAYDWDHVARHAPLILDTRNALAHVSLPEGAGARIIRL from the coding sequence ATGGACACCGACGCCCTGCTGCGCCGCCTCACCGACCGCAGCGCCACCGTGGCCGTGGTGGGCCTCGGCTACGTGGGGCTCCCGGTGGCCATCGGGGCCGCGGTGGCGGGGTTCACCGTGATCGGGTTCGACACCGAGGCCGCCCGCGTCCAGCAACTCTCGCGGGGCGAGTCCTACGTGCTGGACGTGACCGGCGAGGAGGTGGCCGCCCAGGTCCAGGCCGGGAAGTTCCGGGCCACCACCGACCCCGCCGCCCTGGGCGAGGCCGATGTCAGCGTGATCTGCGTCCCCACGCCGCTGCGCAACGAGCTACCCGACATGTCCTACATCGAGGAGGCCGCCACCGTGGTGGGGGCCGGCCTGCGCCCCGGGACCCTGGTCATCCTGGAGTCCACCACCTACCCGGGAACCACCGAGGAGTTCCTGCGGGCGATCCTCGAGAAAGGCGGCCTGCAGGCGGGCGAGGACTTCGCCCTGGGCTTCTCCCCCGAGCGCATCGACCCGGGCAACCCGACCTACCAGCTGGCCAACGTGCCGAAGATCGTCGGGGGCATCGACGCGGCATCGACCGAGCTGATGGCGGCGTTCTACTCCGGGTTCGTGCACAGCATCGTCAAGGTCTCGTCCCCCAAGACCGCGGAGATGGCGAAGTTGCTGGAGAACACCTACCGCCATGTGAACATCGCACTGGTGAACGAGATCGCCATGCTGAGCCACGATCTCGGCATCGACGTCTGGGAGGTCATCGACGCCGCCGCCTCCAAGCCCTTCGGGTTCCAGGCCTTCTACCCGGGACCGGGCTGGGGTGGGCACTGCATCCCGGTGGACCCGGCCTACCTGTCCTGGCGGGTGCGCCAGCTGGGCAAGACCGCCCACTTCGTGGAGCTGTCCCGGGACATCAACCACCGGATGCCGGCCTACGTGGTGGAGCGGGTGGGCGACGCCCTGAACACCGACGGCAAGGCCCTGCGCGGGTCGAAGGTGCTGGTTCTGGGCGTGGCCTACAAGCCCGACGTCTCCGACATGCGGGAATCCCCGGCCCTGGACATCATCGCCCGGCTGCGCAAGGCCGGCTCCGCGGTGAGCTTCCACGACCCCCACATCGCCTCGATCACGGTCGGCGACACCCGCATGGAGACCGTAGTGCTGGACGAGGGGCGCCTGGCCTACGCCGATCTGGTGCTGGTGGTGACCAACCATTCGGCGTACGACTGGGACCATGTCGCACGGCACGCGCCGCTGATCCTGGACACCCGCAACGCCCTGGCGCACGTGTCGCTGCCCGAAGGAGCGGGGGCCCGCATCATCCGGTTGTAG